The DNA sequence GCATGGTTTGTACGGCTGGGATTGTTTGTTAGCAGAGAGTAGATAGGCGGAGTATTTGGCGGGAACTGACCTTCGACCATGCCTAGACCGGATCGCAGGATTGGGACGATGCAGATATTGCTCGGTTCAGAGACGACGGTTGTGTATTCGAAGCCCAAGGGAGTTTGGTCCTGTGCTATGTGTTAGAGTGCCACTCGGGATAGTCGAGTAGACTTCAACGCTACCTTTGGACCGCTGGCTGGTTTTATGACCGAGCTGACGGCCTCGCAGGAGAGGATCAACGCGATCTCGTGGACCAAGGACTTGACATCGCGCGGGCTGGCGCTTTTGGATCGCAGTTGGCTGAGCTTGGCCAGCAAGCTGGGATGCTGCGAGACGTGGACGTTTGAAGGGAGTTCGGGCATGGCGGACGGTGAGGCTGTTATAGGTGAGAAGCTATAGGACTTGTTGGCGAGGTCGAGATATAAGAGGCTGGGACGAAGCcaaaggggaagaagagagggaaaagaggaatAACAGGaagcaagaggaggaaaagaagcggCCTTGATCGCTTATAAGAGGTTGTCTTGGGCTGGGCACAGATTACGTACCGAGTGAGATACGGCCATGGGCATCTATCCGTATCAGTGACATTCGGGACTTGCAGCGGGGGGAGGGGTCGGCTAGCGGCCTGGTGTAGCGCACGTTAGCGGATGGGGCGCTGTAATGGCAGCGGTGGAGTGCCCGTGCCTTGGGGCAGTCGGGAATCGGAGAGGGCCGCCAGTGGGGGCTTTTGGGCTGCGATAAGACGAGGCAGAAATGATGTAAGTTGGATGCTCCAAGGGAAGAGATTAATGCAATTCGGATAAAAGATGATAATTTCAAGGTATTGAAGATTTACAGATAGCAGTTTCTTTCTAGTTGCTTTTACTTATGCAAGAACTGGAAATGTATATTCAGGCATGCTGTATCCATCATGTTTGTACTGACACTGACCAATCAGCGGCGGCTGAATCTCGGCAAGATGTCAATTCTCCATAGTGACTCTTGACGAGCTGCATTCCAGCATCAaatttcttctccagcacAACTTCCATACATGATGAAGTGTGACTCCAACACCGTCTACCTTCCAGGCTGAGAAtctagagagagagatcATGTCTTCTCACAGCACAGAAGCCGCGCCGCGGCGGCAATCGAGCTCCGCGAGCTACAATGCGCCAGTCGCGTATCAAAATCTAGACGACGGCACTGCTGGGCTTCCCATTGGCGTTGAAAAGGGCCATTCAGCGACTGCAGCTTCACCCAGGACGTCGCGGACGGGAGATGGCGACGATCGACGAGCTTCTATCGCGGAGACGAAAGACTACGATATTCCGGACGAATGGGCGAATCTCGACGAAGTAGCGGCCACGAGCCCCGTGGAAAACGTCACAGAGGCCTCTGTATACCGCCACCGCAGCTTGGAACAGATACGAAGCCGTGACATTGAGGAGCGCCAAGTGCGACGGGCCAGTGACGCCCAACGGGAACGCGATGGCTCGGCGCAATTGGCTGATGTTGAAGTGGTCGATGAGAAGAGCGAACAGCACGTGTCGAGGCTGGCTACGCAGATCTATACGATATCATACCTCGTCCTGTTTGCCATTTGGGGCACTCTTGCGCGTGTTGGGCTCAGCGCATTGACCACGTATCCTGGAGAACCGGTTCTCTTCGTTGTTCTCTGGGCCAATTTCGGCGGCAGCCTCATCATGGGCTTTCTGTCCGAAGATCGGATGCTGTTCCGCGACGAATGGGGGACGCCTACCTACGATAAACTGCTTGCGCGCGCAAAAGAGACTGGGAATGGCGAAGGAAGCTCGGACCAGGAAGAGCAGGCCATTGACTTAATAGCGGCCAAGAAGGCGCATTTGGCAACGAAAAAGACTATACCGCTGTATATTGGCCTCGCTACTGGATTCTGCGGAAGCTTCACCAGCTTTTCGAGCTTCATCAAGGACATTTTCCTCGCCTTGTCAAACCAGATGGTGACGCCCGAGCTGGGAATTCCAGGCAGAAATGGAGGATACTCGTTCATGGCCCTCTTGGCAGTGGTGATTGTGACGGTGTCGGTCTCGCTCTCGGGATTGATACTCGGAGCTCATCTGGCTATTGCTCTAGAGAGATTGACGCCATCCATTCCTTATCCGGTGACTCGCAAGATTCTAGACCCCCTCGCTGTTCTGCTGGGCTGGGGATGCTGGCTCGGCGCGATTCTCATGGCAATCTTCCCACCGCACAACAAGTGGCGCGGCGAAATCTTGTTTGCGCTAGTCTTTGCGCCCTTGGGATGCCTCGGCCGATTTTACCTTTCCATCTACCTCAATGGCAAGATTGCGTCGTTTCCCCTGGGAACTTTTACGGCAAACGTTTTTGGAACTGCGGTTCTGGGCATGTCGTGGGATATCGCGCACGCGCGCATTGGAGGGCTTGCTGGATGCCAGGTGCTTCAGGGCGTTGAGGATGGATTTTGTGGATGTCTGACTACCATTTCCACGTGGGTTGCTGAGCTGAATAGTCTTGGGCGTCGTCACTCGTATATATATGGCTTTGGCAGCGTGGGGACTGCTTTGGCGGTCATGATTGCCATTATGGGAGGGCTGCGATGGAGTGATGGCTTCAGTGCTTTGATATGCGTCTCGTAAAGGGTTGTTGCTGTGACGGAAGGATTGTGAAGAGGATCGATACCATGCTTTCTGCTGACTGATGATATAATTTAGATATAGACGATTCTCACTCGGGACCAGTTTGGCTTGTATATATGATACCATGCCGACTGGAGTTGTAGGATCTGGAGACTTTTAATCTTAATTGCTATATGCTGAAGTTGTGCTTTTTAACGCACGCTGAAATCTCAGACAGCCAAGTATTTAATCATGATACTTTCTGCTCCTGGATATTTCGCATAATCGATCTTGTTTGTATATGCCATGTATATGGCCTGCTTGACAGAAGTACCTGTATTCGACAAGTCTTTGAGAAAGCTTAAACCCCGTCGGTATAAAGTTGCTGGTTTCTG is a window from the Trichoderma atroviride chromosome 5, complete sequence genome containing:
- a CDS encoding uncharacterized protein (TransMembrane:7 (i153-172o184-202i258-286o306-332i353-371o377-398i474-495o)), producing the protein MSSHSTEAAPRRQSSSASYNAPVAYQNLDDGTAGLPIGVEKGHSATAASPRTSRTGDGDDRRASIAETKDYDIPDEWANLDEVAATSPVENVTEASVYRHRSLEQIRSRDIEERQVRRASDAQRERDGSAQLADVEVVDEKSEQHVSRLATQIYTISYLVLFAIWGTLARVGLSALTTYPGEPVLFVVLWANFGGSLIMGFLSEDRMLFRDEWGTPTYDKLLARAKETGNGEGSSDQEEQAIDLIAAKKAHLATKKTIPLYIGLATGFCGSFTSFSSFIKDIFLALSNQMVTPELGIPGRNGGYSFMALLAVVIVTVSVSLSGLILGAHLAIALERLTPSIPYPVTRKILDPLAVLLGWGCWLGAILMAIFPPHNKWRGEILFALVFAPLGCLGRFYLSIYLNGKIASFPLGTFTANVFGTAVLGMSWDIAHARIGGLAGCQVLQGVEDGFCGCLTTISTWVAELNSLGRRHSYIYGFGSVGTALAVMIAIMGGLRWSDGFSALICVS